Genomic segment of Calditrichota bacterium:
GGCGGATGAAAAAGAGCGCAGGCCGAGAACAGATGCCCCGAGACGGCCGACACCTACCGCCTTGCCACCGCAAAGAGGTACAGGCCCCACTGTGCAGAGCGCCGCGTGGGAGCTATCCGCCGGAAAAGGGCAGGGGGAATCCGGTCTCCAAGAGGATGGAAGAGCAAAGGCAGCAGGAGAAACAGTCCGTGGATCTTCACCTCCGTGAAGCCCACCAGCCTGCACAGCTGGCGAAAATAGGCAGGCGTCCAGCGCTCTTCGTATCCGTAGGAACGGGAAACCAGGCCTCGCACCGTGGGGTAGAAACGGACCAGCTTCCGGTGGAGGACAAGCTGGTGTAACGCTTCATAGACGATCCAATCCTTGCGGCAAGCGTTGGGCACGGAGATGATCGCCCTCCCACCTTCCCGCAGAAGCCTGGTCCAGCCTTCCAGCACAGGTACGTGGTTCCGAAAATGCTCGAGCAGGCCGAAGGAGATAAAGGCGTCGAAACGGTGAGGCTTGAAAGGAAGATGGGCCGCATCGGCCACTACTGCCAGCGCCCGCCCTGAGGCAAGCCTTGTCCTGGCGCACGTCACTCTCGCATTGGAAACGAGCAGATCGGCCCCCACGCAACGGACACCTCGCCGCAACAGATGCTCCACCCACCGGCCTTCACCACAGCCGAGGTCGACCACCATCTGCCCGGGCAGCAGATTATCGTCCAGCATTTGCTGGACCTGACGGTCATAGGCAGCGGAAGTATACTCCGCAATGTTGGACCAGCGCGGCTTTGGCAGAATGGCTCTGCCTTTGCCGTAGCGCTCCCACTCCTGCTTGCTGCCTTCTTCTGCTTCGCTTGCCATCGCGCTACGCCTCCCGTTTCATGCTGGGCACAAGGTACCCGAGATCTCCGGCATTCTCCCGAGCTCGGCATGCCCTGGGGTACAAAGATCCGGCTCATCCTGGGAGGAAGCGCCTTCGCGTCTCCGCCCCGGATTGGGCAATCGGCACCCCAGTCA
This window contains:
- a CDS encoding class I SAM-dependent methyltransferase; the protein is MASEAEEGSKQEWERYGKGRAILPKPRWSNIAEYTSAAYDRQVQQMLDDNLLPGQMVVDLGCGEGRWVEHLLRRGVRCVGADLLVSNARVTCARTRLASGRALAVVADAAHLPFKPHRFDAFISFGLLEHFRNHVPVLEGWTRLLREGGRAIISVPNACRKDWIVYEALHQLVLHRKLVRFYPTVRGLVSRSYGYEERWTPAYFRQLCRLVGFTEVKIHGLFLLLPLLFHPLGDRIPPALFRRIAPTRRSAQWGLYLFAVARR